In one Nocardia tengchongensis genomic region, the following are encoded:
- a CDS encoding diguanylate cyclase domain-containing protein: MVGNDRARLPADAEQLAQRYRSLVDYSPDGIVVHERGVVVYANPALLRLLGAAEPEDVVGRPVTDFVAPPCVAPMLERIRRLTIAGTASDPTEMTLLRCDGHSVEVETVSVLTAWHDHLAYQVVVHDLTSQRRAEAAQQRAEHFFTSVVSQLEEGVVVIDRNGRIESANPAARRIFGYDAEDLIGTHIDDLPLCLLDANAQPMPSTWYPVIRTLATGEDVTRFVFGLDRPDGQRRWLSANSRLLNPVDPNSPAVSSFNDITEFRASRRQLEYQATHDPLTGLANRSLVLSRLAAALGTTETLPVSSVLFIDLDGFKAINDTLGHAIGDTVLQIVAQRLQRGLRADDVVGRIGGDEFLVLLSGHTLGEDLDTLITRLRQTTSEPIIARGHRIQVDASVGVTHLHAGDNRTPESVLHDADLAMYRAKPPNHQNSPLTRRTDSTHAS, encoded by the coding sequence ATGGTGGGTAACGATCGGGCGAGGCTTCCGGCCGATGCCGAACAGCTGGCCCAGCGATACCGGTCCCTGGTGGACTACAGCCCCGACGGCATCGTGGTCCACGAACGCGGCGTGGTCGTCTACGCGAATCCGGCGCTGCTGCGCCTGCTCGGGGCCGCAGAGCCCGAGGATGTGGTCGGCAGGCCCGTCACCGATTTCGTCGCACCGCCGTGCGTGGCGCCCATGCTCGAGCGCATCCGCCGGCTCACCATCGCCGGCACCGCCTCCGACCCCACCGAGATGACCCTGCTGCGCTGCGACGGGCACAGCGTGGAGGTCGAAACGGTGTCGGTGCTCACCGCCTGGCACGACCACCTCGCCTATCAGGTCGTCGTGCACGACCTGACCTCGCAGCGCCGCGCCGAGGCCGCCCAGCAGCGCGCCGAGCACTTCTTCACCTCCGTGGTCTCGCAGCTCGAGGAGGGCGTGGTGGTGATCGACCGCAACGGGCGCATCGAATCGGCCAACCCGGCCGCGCGCCGCATCTTCGGCTACGACGCCGAGGACCTGATCGGCACCCATATCGACGACCTCCCGCTGTGCCTGCTCGACGCCAACGCCCAGCCCATGCCCTCGACCTGGTACCCGGTGATCCGCACCCTCGCCACCGGCGAGGACGTGACCCGCTTCGTGTTCGGGCTGGACCGGCCCGACGGGCAACGCCGCTGGCTCTCAGCCAACAGCCGCCTGCTCAACCCCGTGGACCCCAACTCCCCGGCCGTGTCCTCGTTCAACGACATCACCGAATTCCGGGCCAGCCGAAGGCAATTGGAATACCAGGCCACCCACGACCCGCTCACCGGGCTGGCCAATCGATCGCTGGTGCTCTCGAGGCTGGCCGCGGCGCTGGGCACCACCGAGACGCTGCCGGTGTCGAGCGTGCTGTTCATCGACCTCGACGGCTTCAAGGCCATCAACGACACCCTCGGCCACGCCATCGGCGACACCGTGCTGCAGATCGTGGCCCAGCGGCTGCAACGCGGACTGCGCGCCGACGACGTCGTGGGCCGCATCGGAGGGGACGAATTCCTGGTGCTGCTGTCGGGGCACACCCTCGGCGAGGACCTCGACACACTCATCACCCGGCTGCGCCAGACCACCTCCGAGCCGATCATCGCCCGCGGGCACCGCATCCAGGTCGACGCCTCGGTCGGCGTCACCCACCTGCACGCCGGCGACAACCGCACCCCCGAGTCCGTCCTGCACGACGCCGACCTGGCCATGTACCGGGCCAAGCCGCCGAACCACCAGAACAGCCCGCTGACTCGCCGCACCGACAGTACGCACGCCTCGTAA
- a CDS encoding beta-ketoacyl synthase N-terminal-like domain-containing protein has product MTIAGIGAVTGYGWGRETLWEGLLSGKSAARLHPGYGPGRDRQGWVARVPPGGDPELPPSRFLRAVLDSGREAVADARERGWRPGRTVGLVHAIVLGNLDEWQDFYTVDGGQRRSRDYLRLIPSTPVSMLMSEFGFHGPAMNVSAACSSANAAMITAQLWLDQGLADDVVVVATDLSASPEMVQAFVTLGAAVDDADSFDACRPFQQGSRGFVFGEASIAFVLTRAADRPYAAVLGGAMSSDAYHVVSVEPSYEQIFDCVCRALATAGVRPDEVACLNAHASGTAQCDAAETALLADLFDDRPQVTALKPLAGHCQAASAALELAVAALGYERGLLVSAPIVAPAHARLVDGVRPGIDGLTLKTALGMGGNNSAVLLGPAG; this is encoded by the coding sequence ATGACCATCGCCGGCATCGGTGCCGTGACCGGGTACGGCTGGGGCCGAGAAACCCTCTGGGAGGGTTTGCTGAGCGGCAAATCCGCGGCCCGGCTCCATCCAGGGTACGGCCCCGGACGCGATCGGCAGGGCTGGGTCGCCCGGGTGCCGCCCGGCGGCGACCCGGAGCTACCCCCGAGCCGCTTCCTGCGCGCGGTCCTGGACTCGGGGCGGGAAGCGGTGGCCGACGCGCGGGAGCGCGGCTGGCGGCCGGGCCGGACGGTCGGCCTGGTGCACGCCATCGTGCTCGGCAACCTCGACGAGTGGCAGGACTTCTACACCGTCGACGGCGGACAGCGCCGCTCACGCGACTATCTGCGGCTGATCCCCTCGACCCCGGTGTCGATGCTGATGAGTGAGTTCGGCTTCCACGGCCCGGCCATGAACGTCAGCGCCGCCTGCTCCTCGGCGAACGCGGCCATGATCACCGCGCAACTGTGGCTGGACCAGGGCCTGGCCGACGACGTGGTGGTGGTGGCCACCGACCTGTCCGCCAGCCCGGAGATGGTGCAGGCCTTCGTGACCCTGGGCGCGGCGGTCGACGACGCCGATTCCTTCGACGCCTGCCGCCCGTTCCAGCAGGGCAGTCGCGGCTTCGTCTTCGGTGAGGCGTCGATCGCGTTCGTGCTGACCCGCGCGGCCGACCGACCGTACGCCGCGGTGCTCGGCGGAGCCATGTCCAGCGACGCCTATCACGTGGTCTCGGTGGAACCCTCCTACGAGCAGATCTTCGACTGTGTGTGCCGCGCCCTGGCCACCGCCGGCGTCCGGCCCGACGAGGTGGCCTGCCTCAACGCCCACGCCTCCGGCACCGCCCAGTGCGACGCCGCCGAAACCGCGCTGCTGGCCGACCTTTTCGATGACCGCCCGCAGGTGACGGCGCTCAAGCCGCTGGCCGGGCACTGTCAGGCCGCCTCGGCCGCCCTCGAACTGGCGGTCGCCGCACTGGGTTACGAGCGCGGACTGCTGGTGTCGGCCCCCATCGTCGCGCCCGCGCACGCCCGCCTGGTCGACGGCGTGCGCCCCGGAATCGACGGCCTCACCCTCAAGACCGCACTCGGCATGGGCGGCAACAACAGTGCGGTGCTGCTCGGCCCGGCCGGTTAG
- a CDS encoding response regulator transcription factor, which yields MIKVFLVDDHEIVRRGLTDLLEEDPELTVVGEAGDVAQALARIPALRPDVAVLDVRLPDGNGIELCRDLLAEIDDLRCLILTSYTDEQAMMDAILAGASGYVVKDIKGMELAKAIKEVGAGRSLLDNRAAAALMARLRRSTEFDGPMAGLTDQERKLLDLLGDGLTNRQIAERMFLAEKTVKNYVSRLLAKLGMERRTQAAVLASKLRTGQPRSA from the coding sequence GTGATCAAAGTCTTCCTGGTGGACGATCACGAGATCGTCCGCCGCGGCCTGACCGACCTGCTCGAGGAGGACCCGGAGCTCACCGTGGTCGGCGAGGCCGGAGACGTCGCCCAGGCGCTGGCCCGGATCCCCGCGCTGCGCCCGGACGTGGCGGTGCTCGACGTGCGACTGCCCGACGGCAACGGCATCGAGCTGTGCCGGGACCTGCTGGCCGAGATCGACGACCTGCGCTGCCTGATCCTCACCTCCTATACCGACGAGCAGGCCATGATGGACGCCATCCTGGCCGGCGCCAGTGGCTACGTGGTCAAGGACATCAAAGGCATGGAACTGGCCAAGGCCATCAAGGAGGTGGGCGCGGGCCGCTCGCTGCTGGACAACCGGGCCGCCGCCGCGCTGATGGCCCGGTTGCGGCGCAGCACCGAATTCGACGGTCCGATGGCCGGTTTGACCGATCAGGAACGCAAGTTGCTCGACCTGCTCGGCGACGGCCTGACCAACCGGCAGATCGCCGAACGGATGTTCCTGGCGGAGAAGACCGTCAAGAACTACGTGTCGCGGCTGCTGGCCAAACTCGGCATGGAACGCCGTACCCAGGCCGCCGTGCTGGCGTCGAAATTGCGTACGGGACAACCACGTTCGGCATGA
- a CDS encoding 3'-5' exonuclease, which translates to MPDSADAASPDLEREQQYLTKLYEQLDGMRAYAQRRLRTVLLETGGTPQARSERESFTQLYSEDLSKYDAAEHGLCFGRIDIAAGRPGANGDATTNGDGENRYIGRIGILDESADYETLLLDWRAPLARPFYLATTAAPDGVTRRRHIRSRNRKVTGVNDEYLDLDAAVRAGVVGGDGGVGSESALLAALNAARTGHMNDIVETIQSEQDAIIRSEHKSVLVVQGGPGTGKTAVALHRAAYLLYTYRQQLDKAGVLIIGPNSTFLDYIGQVLPSLGETGVLLSTVGNLYPGVQATLEDSLRAGELKGSLEMLEVLKKAVRDWQDVPRETIPLYFDGHQLELDRKIVTKARGRARSSRRPHNLARPIFAAAVVDALTDQLAAAIGSNPLGGRNLLSQTDLTEIRDEMRADTEIQRAIAGLWPILSPQEVLGGLWADPRRLANAAGQLSPADRAELRRSDSGEFSDADAPLLDELAELLGIDDSEERERSRRRWRAQLAEAQDALDILTGSAPQDLEDDLDPELLMAYDLIDASQLAERQQVRTRQTTAERAAGDRTWTYGHVIVDEAQELSAMAWRMVMRRIPNRWITAVGDVAQTGDPAGASSWQQVLEPYVAKRWKLTELTVNYRTPSEIMAVAGDVLAAIDPAAPAPRSVRDSGFAPTATRVAVTMLADEIKRLLVAEAEQPGTTAVIVPHDLATELAHLTDDSVRVLTVHDVKGLEFDAVILAEPHRILNESPRGLNDLYVALTRATQRLAVVHSEDLPEVLHRLC; encoded by the coding sequence GTGCCCGATTCCGCTGACGCGGCATCCCCGGACCTGGAACGCGAGCAGCAGTACCTCACGAAGCTCTACGAACAGCTCGACGGCATGCGCGCCTACGCACAGCGGCGGCTGCGCACCGTCCTGCTGGAGACCGGCGGCACCCCGCAGGCGCGCAGCGAGCGCGAATCGTTCACCCAGCTCTACTCCGAGGACCTGTCCAAATACGACGCCGCCGAGCACGGCCTGTGCTTCGGCCGCATCGACATCGCCGCGGGCCGGCCGGGCGCCAACGGGGACGCCACCACCAACGGCGACGGTGAGAACCGCTACATCGGCCGAATCGGCATCCTCGACGAGAGCGCCGACTACGAGACGCTGCTGCTGGACTGGCGCGCGCCCCTGGCCCGCCCGTTCTACCTGGCCACCACCGCCGCGCCCGACGGCGTGACCCGCCGCCGCCACATCCGCTCCCGCAACCGCAAGGTCACCGGGGTCAACGACGAGTACCTGGACCTCGACGCCGCCGTGCGCGCCGGCGTGGTCGGCGGCGACGGGGGCGTGGGCAGCGAGAGCGCGCTGCTGGCCGCGCTCAACGCGGCCCGCACCGGGCACATGAACGACATCGTCGAGACCATTCAGAGCGAGCAGGACGCCATCATCCGCTCCGAGCACAAGAGCGTGCTCGTGGTGCAGGGCGGGCCCGGCACCGGCAAGACCGCGGTGGCGCTGCACCGCGCGGCGTACCTGCTGTACACCTACCGGCAGCAGCTGGACAAGGCCGGCGTGCTCATCATCGGCCCCAACTCCACCTTCCTCGACTACATCGGCCAGGTGCTGCCCTCGCTCGGTGAGACCGGCGTACTGCTGTCCACGGTGGGCAACCTGTATCCGGGAGTGCAGGCGACACTGGAGGATTCGCTGCGCGCCGGGGAGCTCAAGGGCTCCCTCGAGATGCTCGAGGTGCTCAAGAAGGCGGTGCGCGACTGGCAGGACGTGCCGCGCGAGACCATCCCGCTCTACTTCGACGGGCACCAGCTGGAACTGGACCGCAAGATCGTCACCAAGGCCCGCGGCCGGGCCCGCTCCTCGCGCCGCCCGCACAACCTGGCCCGGCCCATCTTCGCCGCCGCCGTGGTCGACGCGCTCACCGATCAGCTGGCCGCCGCCATCGGTTCCAACCCGCTGGGCGGGCGAAACCTGTTGAGCCAGACCGATCTCACCGAGATCCGCGACGAGATGCGGGCCGACACCGAGATCCAGCGCGCCATCGCCGGACTGTGGCCCATCCTCAGCCCGCAGGAGGTGCTGGGCGGACTGTGGGCCGACCCGAGACGCCTGGCCAACGCCGCCGGGCAGCTCAGCCCCGCCGACCGCGCCGAACTGCGTCGCTCCGACAGCGGCGAGTTCAGCGACGCCGACGCCCCGCTGCTCGACGAGCTGGCCGAACTGCTCGGCATCGACGACAGCGAGGAACGCGAGCGGTCCCGCCGCCGCTGGCGCGCCCAGCTGGCCGAGGCCCAGGACGCCCTCGACATCCTGACCGGTTCCGCGCCACAGGATCTCGAGGACGACCTCGACCCCGAACTGCTCATGGCCTACGACCTGATCGACGCCTCCCAGCTGGCCGAACGCCAGCAGGTGCGGACCCGGCAGACCACCGCCGAACGCGCCGCCGGGGATCGCACCTGGACCTACGGTCACGTCATCGTGGATGAGGCGCAGGAGCTTTCGGCCATGGCCTGGCGAATGGTCATGCGCCGCATCCCGAATCGATGGATCACCGCGGTCGGCGACGTCGCCCAGACCGGCGATCCGGCCGGGGCGTCGTCGTGGCAGCAGGTGCTGGAACCGTATGTGGCCAAGCGCTGGAAGCTCACCGAGCTGACCGTCAACTACCGCACGCCCTCGGAGATCATGGCGGTGGCCGGTGACGTGCTGGCCGCCATCGACCCGGCCGCGCCCGCGCCGCGCTCGGTCCGCGACTCGGGCTTCGCGCCCACCGCCACCCGGGTGGCGGTCACCATGCTGGCCGACGAGATCAAGCGCCTGCTGGTGGCCGAGGCCGAGCAGCCGGGCACCACCGCGGTCATCGTGCCGCACGACCTGGCCACCGAACTCGCTCACCTGACCGATGATTCGGTGCGGGTGCTGACCGTCCACGACGTCAAGGGTCTGGAATTCGATGCTGTCATCCTCGCCGAACCGCATCGGATACTGAACGAATCGCCGCGTGGACTCAACGACCTGTACGTGGCGCTGACCCGCGCCACCCAGCGACTGGCCGTGGTGCACTCCGAGGACCTACCCGAGGTGCTGCACCGGCTGTGCTGA